The following proteins come from a genomic window of Leguminivora glycinivorella isolate SPB_JAAS2020 chromosome 6, LegGlyc_1.1, whole genome shotgun sequence:
- the LOC125227196 gene encoding tetraspanin-7-like: MGNQFKNVAVIACLKTFLFIFNIVFWLSGLLLLIVGLWAEFDLYKYMQLSSEFSGTAPHAMIGIAGLIVLVSSVAFSCIIKGQPVLLYIYGGFLACIFMMNAGVGASVACYRDTFSKGLYDGLTQTLVSSDRHRSNFDLAQSTLHCCGVSNYTDWVHVQRSIPLSCCVNPDECITANYSHVYQAGCYKVIVEYLESNMNILIGIAIGTALFPLVGTVLSCCLASYIKKSKYDSMN, encoded by the exons ATGGGGAACCAGTTCAAGAACGTGGCGGTGATAGCCTGCCTCAAGACTTTTCTGTTCATCTTTAACATCGTGTTCTGG TTATCAGGCCTCCTGCTGCTAATAGTGGGGCTATGGGCGGAGTTCGACCTGTACAAATACATGCAGCTGTCGTCCGAGTTCTCCGGCACGGCGCCGCACGCCATGATCGGCATCGCCGGGCTCATCGTACTGGTCAGCTCCGTGGCCTTCTCCTGCATCATCAAGGGGCAGCCAGTTCTGCTATACATC TACGGTGGTTTCCTGGCCTGCATCTTCATGATGAACGCAGGCGTGGGCGCTTCGGTGGCATGCTACCGAGACACCTTCTCCAAAGGACTGTACGACGGCCTCACACAGACGCTCGTCTCTAGCGACCGACACAGGAGCAACTTCGACTTGGCTCAATCCACT CTACATTGCTGCGGCGTGTCTAACTACACGGACTGGGTGCACGTACAGCGCTCGATCCCCCTGTCGTGCTGCGTCAACCCCGACGAATGTATCACTGCCAACTACAGCCACGTGTACCAGGCG GGATGCTACAAGGTGATCGTGGAATATCTCGAAAGCAACATGAACATCCTGATCGGCATCGCTATCGGCACTGCTCTTTTCCCTCTGGTCGGCACCGTGCTATCCTGCTGCCTCGCGAGTTACATCAAGAAATCTAAGTACGACTCCATGAACTGA
- the LOC125227195 gene encoding general transcription factor IIF subunit 2, protein MTTPPVVPHIDRELDLSNAGRGVWLVKVPKYIANKWEKAPGNIEVGKLKISRVAGQRAQVQLSLSEAVMCLKDPGEQSIPKEHRLDVSTVTRQSLGVFSHVVPSNTDSVVPESEKLYMEGRIVQKLECRPYADPTYYKLKSESIRKASMPQRQVQQLDRIVQNFKPVSDHRHNIEYQEKKKAEGKKARDDKDAVLNVLFAAFEKHQYYNIKDLQKITRQPIVYLKEILKEVCNYNLKNPHKNMWELKPEYRHYKQDAPPEAKEEKDSSDSD, encoded by the exons ATGACTACACCACCGGTAGTGCCTCATATCGACCGGGAATTAGATTTATCAAATGCTGGAAGAGGAGTATGGCTCGTTAAAGTTCCTAAGTATATAGCAAATAAATGGGAAAAGGCCCCAGGAAATATTGAAGTGGGTAAACTAAAAATATCACGGGTAGCAGGGCAACGGGCCCAAGTACAGTTATCTCTCTCAGAAGCTGTGATGTGTCTCAAGGATCCCGGCGAGCAGAGTATACCGAAGGAGCATCGTTTGGACGTTTCAACAGTTACTAGGCAATCTCTAGGCGTTTTTTCTCATGTAGTGC cATCCAACACAGATTCGGTAGTTCCAGAGTCCGAAAAATTGTATATGGAGGGTAGGATAGTACAGAAGCTGGAGTGCAGACCATATGCCGACCCAACCTACTATAAGCTAAAGTCTGAATCAATAAGGAAGGCTTCCATGCCTCAGCGTCAAGTGCAACAGTTAGACAGAATTGTACAAAACTTCAAGCCTGTCTCTGACCACAGGCATAAT ATTGAATACCAAGAGAAGAAGAAGGCTGAGGGCAAAAAGGCCAGGGATGACAAGGATGCAGTGCTCAATGTGCTGTTTGCTGCATTTGAAAAACATCAATATTACAACATCAAAGATCTGCAAAAG ATTACAAGACAACCTATTGTATACCTGAAAGAGATTCTGAAGGAAGTATGTAACTATAACCTGAAGAACCCTCACAAGAACATGTGGGAGTTGAAGCCGGAGTACCGGCACTACAAGCAGGATGCTCCACCAGAGGCCAAAGAGGAGAAGGATAGCTCCGACAGCGACTAG
- the LOC125227534 gene encoding uncharacterized protein LOC125227534 — protein sequence MFGYSKEAVRVKVKKCEGKLQPELRKFSVDPQITSLEVLQSILVKAFDIKSDFTLSYRSADDYGQEIFLPLLSDWDLDAAFLKAHNIAQTQRSEPCVQLRVDMKPFAEASEDWEPPGMSPAPREPTPTVAPALHQPEKQEGPTGFQGLFMNQVEKTFNMVSRALNLYEDPNTPPRAPLSDSEFRTFLDTVGQITNTTKLREVIYCGGIDPSLRKVVWKHILNVYPDGMTGKERMDYIKRKANEYYTLRARWKDCIQKGIVNADLAYVTSMVRKDVLRTDRHHNFYAGSDDNQNIASLFNILTTYALQHPRVSYCQGMSDLASPLLVTMGDEAHAYICLCALMARLHCNFLLDGETMTLKFAHLTEALQVYDPDFYAYLKSQQADDLLFCYRWLLLEMKREFAFDDALRMLEVLWASLPQRLPSGELSLAEREFDATADTAEPPPLSPLVKAPRDNAYTKLCAIRRQSSSFSLAPARPRLAHHNHSLDDSAAPHDDSLRHAKEFQSLDDAALQTLKDKLDDDLDTSEDSKRSKLPDPNMTSVPETQKRVAASNGSVVNGKAHPDGKDTTLGGQIRLLRDKISVHNNKFDGPNDVDPNGRPKVKMIKNLNEFLNFATSGKPDPIKREKLQRAHSVIETTKEYPKITLNKMSMDESDLSKPSVKESLLNKINRNIYNDANDGSSPDDSQEYYPMTTSMTRELRLELEHLDRQVFGPSYVNRRSMIDSPSDSTSTEEKGGDPTERDAKNTLELHTEIGVTSKRSPMDTIKSNARSAEDIYLWENPLHARAARAASCPHTPDEHPELELDDTADIFEEGGRKSVTPIRRHRAPGPGPARRDAPPRDDSVSKSHKFFSNMSQELENAKRNCESLLTAKPANLHSVASTINNFQKKYEALKPPSQKTFAAGDGARSISGLPPPGVFGGGNPFLMFLCLTVLLQHRDYVMRNRMDYNELAMHFDKMVRKHNVNRVLNQARHMYAVYLKHQNKSDVTT from the exons ATGTTTGGGTATAGCAAAGAGGCTGTTAGGGTGAAAGTGAAG AAGTGTGAAGGGAAGCTACAGCCAGAACTGAGGAAGTTTTCGGTTGACCCCCAGATAACCTCGCTGGAGGTGTTACAAAGCATTTTAGTGAAGGCATTTGATATCAAGTCTGACTTCACATTGTCATACCGGAGTGCGGATGACTATGGTCAGGAGATCTTCCTGCCACTGCTCTCTGACTGGGATCTGGATGCTGCTTTTCTCAA GGCGCATAATATAGCTCAAACCCAGCGCTCAGAGCCATGTGTGCAGCTCCGAGTGGACATGAAGCCATTTGCGGAGGCGTCGGAGGACTGGGAACCTCCCGGGATGAGCCCGGCGCCGCGCGAGCCGACGCCCACCGTGGCACCCGCGCTGCACCAGCCGGAGAAGCAGGAGGGGCCCACTGGCTTCCAGGGCCTATTCATGAATCAG GTGGAGAAGACATTCAACATGGTGTCCCGCGCGCTCAACCTGTACGAGGACCCGAATACGCCACCACGAGCTCCGCTGTCCGACAGCGAGTTCCGCACATTCCTAGATACTGTTGGGCAAATCACCAACACTACCAAGCTTAGAGAAGTTATCTATTGCGGCGGGATAGACCCTAGTTTAAg GAAAGTAGTCTGGAAACACATACTGAACGTGTACCCTGACGGAATGACGGGCAAGGAGAGGATGGACTACATCAAAAGGAAAGCTAACGAATACTACACCCTAAGGGCGCGGTGGAAAGACTGCATACAGAAAGGAATA GTAAATGCTGACTTGGCGTACGTGACGAGTATGGTCCGCAAAGACGTGTTGCGCACGGACAGACACCATAATTTCTATGCTGGCAGCGATGATAATCAAAACATAGCTTCACTCTTCAATATTTTAACCAC ATACGCGTTGCAGCATCCCCGTGTATCCTACTGCCAGGGCATGTCAGACCTGGCGTCTCCACTCCTAGTAACTATGGGCGATGAGGCGCACGCCTACATCTGTCTATGCGCGCTCATGGCGCGATTACACTGCAACTTCCTACTCGACGGGGAAACTATGACGCTCAAGTTCGCACACCTCACCGAGGCGTTACAG GTGTACGACCCCGATTTCTACGCGTACCTGAAGTCCCAGCAGGCGGATGATCTGCTATTTTGTTACCGCTGGCTCCTGCTGGAGATGAAACGAGAGTTCGCCTTCGATGACGCGCTTCGAATGCTCGAG GTGCTGTGGGCATCTCTACCACAGCGATTGCCGTCAGGCGAGCTATCGCTGGCCGAGCGCGAGTTTGACGCGACCGCGGACACCGCCGAGCCGCCGCCGCTGAGCCCGCTGGTGAAGGCGCCGCGCGACAACGCCTACACCAAGCTGTGCGCCATCCGCCGCCAGAGCTCCAGCTTCAGCCTCGCGCCCGCGCGCCCGCGCCTCGCGCACCACAACCACAGCCTCGACGACTCCGCCGCGCCGCATGACGACTCGCTGCGACACGCCAAGGAGTTCCAGAGCCTCGACGACGCCGCCCTACAGACTCTCAAGGACAAACTCGACGACGACCTCGATACTAGTGAAGATTCCAAGCGATCGAAACTTCCTGACCCAAATATGACGAGTGTCCCCGAAACTCAGAAGCGCGTCGCGGCCAGCAACGGGAGCGTCGTCAACGGAAAAGCGCACCCGGACGGAAAGGATACGACGTTGGGCGGTCAAATAAGGTTGCTCCGAGACAAAATATCCGTGCACAATAACAAGTTCGACGGGCCCAATGACGTAGATCCCAACGGCAGGCCGAAAGTGAAGATGATCAAAAATTTAAACGAATTCCTCAACTTCGCGACGAGCGGCAAACCAGATCCGATCAAACGTGAAAAACTACAACGAGCGCACTCGGTCATAGAGACCACGAAGGAGTACCCCAAAATCACCCTCAACAAAATGTCTATGGACGAGAGCGACCTCAGCAAACCGAGCGTCAAGGAGTCCCTCCTGAACAAAATAAATAGGAACATCTACAACGACGCCAACGACGGCAGCAGCCCCGACGACTCGCAGGAGTACTACCCGATGACCACCTCCATGACGCGCGAGCTGCGGCTCGAGCTCGAGCACCTCGACCGGCAGGTGTTCGGGCCCTCGTACGTCAACCGCCGCAGCATGATCGACTCGCCCTCCGACTCCACCAGCACCGAGGAGAAGGGCGGCGACCCGACCGAGCGCGACGCCAAGAACACGCTGGAGCTTCACACCGAAATCGGGGTAACTTCGAAGCGATCACCCATGGACACGATAAAATCCAACGCCCGGAGCGCGGAAGATATCTACCTGTGGGAGAACCCGCTGCACGCgcgcgcggcgcgcgcggcgtCCTGCCCGCACACGCCGGACGAGCACCCCGAGCTGGAGCTGGACGACACGGCCGACATCTTCGAGGAGGGCGGCCGCAAGTCCGTCACGCCCATCCGCCGCCACCGCGCGCCCGGCCCCGGCCCGGCTCGCCGGGACGCGCCGCCCCGCGACGACTCGGTCTCCAAATCGCACAAGTTCTTCTCGAACATGTCGCAGGAGCTGGAGAACGCGAAGAGGAACTGCGAGTCGCTGTTGACCGCGAAGCCGGCGAACCTGCACAGCGTCGCGTCGACCATAAACAACTTCCAGAAGAAGTACGAGGCTCTGAAACCACCGTCGCAGAAGACATTCGCCGCGGGCGACGGGGCGAGAAGCATAAGCGGGCTGCCGCCGCCGGGCGTGTTCGGCGGCGGGAACCCGTTCCTCATGTTCCTGTGCCTGACGGTGCTGCTGCAGCACCGCGACTACGTGATGCGGAACCGCATGGACTACAACGAGCTCGCGATGCACTTCGACAAGATGGTGCGCAAGCACAACGTCAACCGCGTGCTCAACCAGGCGCGCCACATGTACGCCGTCTATCTCAAGCACCAGAACAAAAGTGACGTCACCACGTGA
- the LOC125227361 gene encoding growth hormone-inducible transmembrane protein-like: MLSRMCVARSSVTVTQVLKSPVPQKLVPKNYVITIRNYAREPRSRVATRTQPTLWERLMAPAGPNAFSIGKGALAGASAVGLGALCYYGSGVKPGTLQEAHLWPQYVKDRIKATYGYIAGSLVITAGSAVTVFRTPALLNLVARNGWVSIIMTMGLMIGSGMVVRGMEYKPGFGAKQLAWIVHTGIMGAVIAPICFLGGPVLLRAAWYTAGVVGGLSTLAVCAPSGEFLNMRAPLAMGLGAVFAASLAGMFLPPTSALGAGLYSLSLYGGLIVFSGFLLYDTQAIIRRAEMHPTYGYQQYDPINSAVSVYLDVLNIFMRIAMIVAGGGGNRKK; encoded by the exons ATGTTGTCTCGCATGTGTGTTGCTCGTTCGTCGGTCACTGTAACCCAAGTTCTAAAATCACCGGTTCCACAAAAATTGGTGCCCAAGAATTATGTTATCACTATTAGAAACTACGCACGTGAGCCGCGCTCCCGCGTTGCGACCCGGACTCAACCTACCCTGTGGGAAAGGTTAATGGCTCCTGCAGGTCCTAACG CTTTCAGCATTGGAAAAGGGGCACTGGCTGGTGCATCGGCTGTTGGTCTGGGTGCTCTATGTTACTATGGTTCAGGCGTCAAACCAGGCACCTTGCAGGAGGCACA TCTCTGGCCACAGTATGTCAAGGATCGCATCAAGGCAACCTATGGGTACATAGCGGGCTCACTCGTCATCACAGCCGGCAGTGCTGTCACAGTATTCAGGACACCTGCTCTCCTAAATCTTGTTGCGAGAAATGGATGGGTG TCTATCATCATGACCATGGGCCTAATGATTGGGTCGGGCATGGTTGTACGCGGCATGGAGTACAAGCCCGGTTTTGGCGCTAAGCAGCTGGCCTGGATTGTGCACACTGGCATCATGGGAGCGGTTATCGCACCTATCTGCTTCCTGGGTGGCCCTGTTCTTCTGAGGGCTGCTTG GTACACAGCGGGCGTTGTCGGCGGTCTGAGCACACTGGCGGTGTGCGCGCCATCTGGCGAGTTTCTGAACATGCGCGCTCCTCTCGCCATGGGTCTCGGCGCTGTGTTCGCCGCTTCGCTCGCCGGCATGTTCCTGCCGCCTACCTCTGCGCTCGGCGCCG GTCTCTATTCGCTGAGCTTGTACGGCGGTCTGATCGTGTTCAGCGGCTTCCTGCTGTACGACACGCAGGCCATCATCAGGCGCGCCGAGATGCACCCCACGTACGGCTACCAGCAATATGACCCCATCAACTC GGCGGTGTCTGTGTACTTAGACGTCCTGAACATCTTTATGCGCATAGCTATGATCgtggccggcggcggcggcaacAGGAAAAAGTAG